A single window of Ananas comosus cultivar F153 linkage group 19, ASM154086v1, whole genome shotgun sequence DNA harbors:
- the LOC109724761 gene encoding uncharacterized protein LOC109724761 codes for MRLEMQKPPPPPPPPPSPPSHHLEEEEEEEEEEEEEEEMVAEEEMEMASPEFVSCDGAAAGGGGGRGGGGGGEQQLFVPPLNFAMVDHGVFRGLGYMARNVIIKYAKKLKRKMFSCYNAETCTTSCPVYCDELFRKTATSYRTDDPVLLAYITAQKNFRIQPNRFM; via the exons ATGAGACTGGAGATGCAAaaaccaccacctcctcctcctcctcctccatctcctccATCTCACCAtctggaggaggaagaggaagaggaagaggaagaggaagaggaggaagagatggtggcagaggaggagatGGAAATGGCGTCTCCCGAATTCGTCAGCTGtgacggcgccgccgccggcggaggaggaggaagaggaggaggaggaggaggggagcaGCAGCTGTTTGTGCCGCCGCTCAACTTCGCGATGGTCGACCACGGCGTCTTCCGNGGCCTGGGG TATATGGCACGGAATGTGATCATCAAGTACGCAAAGAAGCTCAAGAGGAAGATGTTTAGTTGCTACAACGCGGAGACTTGTACTACTTCGTGCCCCGTCTACTGCGACGAGCTATTTCGCAAAACCGCGACTAGTTACCGCACCGACGATCCCGTCCTCTTAGCTTATATAACTGCGCAGAAGAACTTCCGCATCCAGCCGAACCGCTTCATGTAG
- the LOC109724762 gene encoding triacylglycerol lipase 2-like, with the protein MAYSLTFMFRLILLSLGLTANNSLNLKEDQTSTGHGDGICKSRLEIYGYECQEHHVTTEDGYILSIQRVPNGRSGTGKDATTKVPVLLQHGVLMDGITWLLSSPDKSLGYILADSGYDVWIANSRGTKYSLRHMFLSPSNSAYWEWSWDQLVAYDLPAVVEYVYNQTRNQKIHYIGHSLGTLMALASFCEHRLLDMIRSAALLCPIAFLDQITSSIARASANAFVGEVSYWLGLHEFNIIGRSGDELLLQVCNQPGVNCYDLITSFTGRNCCLNSSSVRVFLDHEPQPTAMKNMIHMAQMIRRGTIAKYDYDSYEENMKHYGQAHPPAYNMSNIPNNFPLFLSYGGRDALSDSNDVRHLLKMLKCHHKTKLKVRFLQNYAHGDFVMAVNAKQLVYDPLISFLNLF; encoded by the exons ATGGCTTACAGTCTGACTTTCATGTTCAGACTGATACTTCTCTCTCTCGGGCTGACAGCTAACAATTCTCTCAACTTGAAGGAGGATCAGACTTCCACTGGCCACGGCGACGGTATCTGCAAATCACGCCTCGAGATCTATGGCTATGAATGCCAAGAACAccat GTAACAACTGAAGACGGCTACATTCTCAGCATACAGCGCGTTCCTAACGGCCGTTCAGGTACTGGAAAAGATGCGACGACGAAAGTTCCTGTGCTGCTACAACATGGGGTTCTAATG GACGGAATCACATGGCTTCTGAGCTCGCCTGACAAATCTCTGGGCTATATCTTGGCTGATAGTGGCTACGATGTGTGGATCGCCAACAGCCGTGGAACGAAATACAGCCTTCGACACATGTTCCTCTCTCCGAGCAACTCG GCATATTGGGAGTGGTCTTGGGATCAACTTGTTGCCTATGATCTCCCTGCTGTAGTTGAATACGTATATAATCAAACGCGCAATCAGAAAATTCACTATATTGGGCATTCTCTT GGAACTTTGATGGCCCTCGCATCATTTTGCGAGCATCGCCTACTAGACATGATACGGTCTGCCGCCCTGCTATGTCCAATCGCTTTTTTGGATCAGATTACATCCAGCATTGCTAGGGCTTCAGCTAATGCCTTCGTTGGCGAA GTTTCTTATTGGCTTGGTCTTCATGAGTTCAATATTATTGG GAGATCCGGAGACGAACTTCTTTTACAAGTGTGCAATCAACCTGGTGTTAATTGCTATGATCTGATAACATCTTTCACAG GTCGAAATTGCTGCCTTAATTCTTCCTCCGTGCGCGTCTTTCTCGACCACGAACCCCAACCTACTGCTATGAAAAACATGATCCACATGGCGCAGA TGATACGGAGAGGGACGATCGCGAAATACGACTACGACAGCTACGAAGAGAACATGAAACACTACGGGCAAGCGCATCCTCCGGCCTACAACATGTCAAACATCCCGAACAACTTCCCGTTGTTCCTCAGCTATGGCGGTCGGGACGCGCTTTCTGATAGCAACGACGTCAGGCACCTACTGAAAATGCTCAAGTGCCACCACAAGACCAAGTTGAAGGTTCGGTTCCTGCAAAACTACGCGCACGGCGATTTCGTCATGGCCGTCAACGCAAAGCAACTCGTCTACGATCCGCTTATTTCATTCCTTAACCTTTTCTGA